Proteins encoded by one window of Canis lupus dingo isolate Sandy chromosome 10, ASM325472v2, whole genome shotgun sequence:
- the L3MBTL2 gene encoding lethal(3)malignant brain tumor-like protein 2 isoform X3 produces MEKTRGVEETPSSEPMEEEEEEEDDLELFGGYDSFRSYNSSAGSESSSYLEESSEAENEDREAGELPTSPLHLLSPGTPRSLDGSGSEPAVCEMCGIVGTREAFFSKTKRFCSVSCSRSYSSNSKKASILARLQGKPPTKKAKVLHKAAWSAKIGAFLHSQGTGQLADGTPTGQDALVLGFDWGKFLKDHSYKAAPVSCFKHVPLYDQWEDVMKGMKVEVLNSDAVLPSRVYWIASVIQAAGYRVLLRYEGFENDASHDFWCNLGTVDVHPIGWCAINSKILVPPRTIHAKFTDWKGYLMKRLVGSRTLPVDFHIKMVESMKYPFRQGMRLEVVDKSQVSRTRMAVVDTVIGGRLRLLYEDGDSDDDFWCHMWSPLIHPVGWSRRVGHGIKLSERRSDMAHHPTFRKIYCDAVPYLFKKVRAVYTEGGWFEEGMKLEAIDPLNLGNICVATICKVLLDGYLMICVDGGPSTDGSDWFCYHASSHAIFPATFCQKNDIELTPPKGYESHTFSWDTYLEKTKSKAAPSRLFNMDCPNHGFKVGMKLEAVDLMEPRLICVATVKRVVHRLLSIHFDGWDSEYDQWVDCESPDIYPVGWCELTGYQLQPPVAAERLP; encoded by the exons ATGGAGAAGACGCGGGGCGTCGAG GAGACTCCATCTTCAGAACctatggaagaggaagaggaagaggaggacgaCTTGGAGCTCTTTGGTGGCTATGACAGTTTCCGGAGCTATAACAGCAGTGCGGGCAGTGAGAGCAGCTCCTATCTAGAGGAGTCAAGTGAAGCAGAAAATGAAGATCGGGAAGCAGGGGAGCTGCCCACCTCCCCGCTGCATTtgctcagtcctgggactccccGCTCCTTGGATGGCAGTGGTTCTGAGCCAG CTGTCTGTGAGATGTGTGGTATCGTGGGTACAAGGGAAGCCTTCTTCTCCAAGACTAAGAGATTCTGCAGCGTTTCCTGTTCCAGGAGCTACTCCTCCAACTCCAAGAAAGCCAGTATCTTGGCCAGATTACAG GGAAAACCACCAACCAAGAAAGCCAAAGTCCTGCACAAGGCAGCCTGGTCTGCCAAAATTGGAGCCTTCCTCCACTCCCAAGGGACAGGACAGCTAGCAGATGGGACACCAACAGGGCAAGATG CGCTGGTCTTGGGTTTCGACTGGGGGAAGTTCCTGAAGGATCACAGTTACAAAGCTGCTCCTGTCAGCTGTTTTAAACAT GTCCCTCTCTATGACCAGTGGGAAGATGTGATGAAAGGGATGAAGGTAGAGGTGCTCAACAGCGACGCCGTGCTCCCCAGCCGGGTGTACTGGATTGCCTCTGTCATCCAGGCCGCGG ggTATCGCGTGCTGCTCCGGTATGAAGGCTTTGAAAATGACGCCAGCCATGACTTCTGGTGCAACCTGGGAACGGTGGATGTCCACCCCATTGGCTGGTGTGCCATCAACAGCAAGATCCTTGTGCCCCCTCGGA CCATCCATGCCAAGTTCACCGACTGGAAGGGGTACCTCATGAAACGGTTGGTGGGCTCCAGGACGCTTCCTGTGGATTTCCATATCAAG ATGGTGGAGAGCATGAAGTACCCCTTCCGGCAAGGCATGCGGCTGGAGGTGGTGGACAAGTCCCAGGTGTCACGGACCCGCATGGCAGTGGTAGACACAGTAATCGGGGGTCGCCTTCGGCTCCTCTATGAGGACGGCGACAGTGATGACGACTTCTGGTGCCACATGTGGAGCCCCTTGATCCACCCAGTGGGCTGGTCACGGCGAGTTGGCCATGGCATCAAGCTGTCAG AGAGGCGCAGTGACATGGCCCACCATCCCACCTTCCGGAAAATCTACTGTGATGCTGTTCCTTACCTGTTCAAGAAG GTTCGAGCTGTCTACACGGAAGGTGGTTGGTTTGAAGAGGGGATGAAACTGGAAGCCATTGACCCTCTGAATCTGGGCAACATCTGCGTGGCAACCATCTGCAAG gtTCTCCTAGACGGCTACCTGATGATCTGTGTGGATGGGGGGCCCTCCACAGATGGCTCAGACTGGTTCTGTTACCATGCCTCCTCCCATGCCATCTTCCCAGCCACCTTCTGCCAAAAGAATGACATTGAGCTCACACCCCCAAAAG GCTACGAGTCGCACACTTTCAGCTGGGACACCTACTTGGAGAAGACCAAATCGAAAGCAGCTCCATCGAGACTCTTTAACATG GACTGCCCCAACCACGGCTTCAAGGTGGGCATGAAGCTGGAGGCCGTGGACCTGATGGAGCCCCGGCTCATCTGCGTGGCTACGGTGAAGCGGGTGGTGCACAGACTCCTCAGCATCCACTTTGATGGCTGGGACAGCGAGTATGACCAGTGGGTGGACTGTGAGTCTCCGGACATCTACCCCGTTGGCTGGTGTGAGCTCACCGGCTACCAGCTCCAGCCACCTGTGGCCGCAG AGCGCCTTCCTTGA